In Acinetobacter piscicola, a single window of DNA contains:
- the hcaD gene encoding 3-phenylpropionate/cinnamic acid dioxygenase ferredoxin--NAD(+) reductase subunit: protein MSQNEIETIVIVGAGQAGASAILELRANKYEGKIILVGDETHLPYERPPLSKDVILKPEETKIEILSEQKLIDLGVEHIADNGVVKINADAKTIELKNGETLAFDKLLLATGGAARRLPNFDALGKHVYTLRNLEDSQALVPVLQAGRRIILIGGGVIGLELASSARFKDCQVTVIEMGPMVMGRSSPRILSELLLEQQRLAGVDVRLSTSIADCKLDGEEVVVTLADGEELRADAVVYGIGIVPNAQLAVDAGLDVDFAVKVNENCQTSHADIYAAGDVATQLRDCGQHRRVETWENANLQAGIFARHVMGVEHPVANPAWFWTDQLDINYQFVGDMAAAEWLVRGEINPAQRAESSFVLFGVTDGVIVGGITVNAAKDMRHLKKLISKQAPFEAEKYLDLTQDLRKLVK, encoded by the coding sequence ATGAGCCAAAATGAAATTGAAACAATCGTGATTGTTGGTGCTGGTCAAGCTGGTGCGAGCGCCATTTTAGAACTTCGTGCAAACAAGTATGAAGGCAAAATCATTTTGGTGGGTGATGAAACACATCTGCCTTATGAACGTCCACCTTTATCTAAAGATGTTATTCTAAAACCTGAAGAGACCAAGATTGAGATCTTGTCAGAGCAAAAACTCATCGACTTAGGTGTTGAGCATATTGCTGACAATGGCGTGGTTAAAATTAATGCAGATGCCAAAACCATCGAATTGAAAAATGGCGAAACGCTTGCCTTTGATAAGTTGTTGCTTGCAACAGGTGGGGCAGCACGTCGCTTACCCAATTTCGATGCTCTGGGTAAACACGTTTATACCTTGCGTAATCTTGAAGATTCACAAGCGCTTGTGCCTGTTTTACAAGCGGGTCGCCGTATTATTTTAATTGGTGGTGGTGTGATTGGGCTTGAGCTTGCATCATCTGCACGTTTCAAAGACTGTCAAGTGACCGTGATTGAAATGGGACCAATGGTGATGGGACGTTCATCGCCTCGCATTTTGAGTGAGTTGTTGCTCGAACAACAACGTCTTGCAGGTGTTGATGTACGGTTATCTACTTCAATTGCAGACTGTAAGCTTGACGGTGAAGAAGTTGTCGTAACTTTGGCTGATGGCGAAGAACTTCGTGCAGATGCAGTGGTGTATGGTATTGGTATTGTGCCGAATGCTCAGCTTGCAGTCGATGCTGGTTTAGATGTTGATTTTGCAGTTAAAGTGAATGAAAACTGCCAAACCTCACATGCTGATATCTATGCAGCGGGTGATGTTGCGACTCAACTTCGTGATTGTGGTCAGCATCGTCGTGTAGAAACATGGGAAAATGCCAATTTACAAGCGGGTATCTTTGCTCGTCATGTGATGGGGGTTGAGCATCCTGTGGCAAATCCAGCATGGTTCTGGACAGATCAGTTAGACATTAACTATCAGTTTGTCGGTGATATGGCAGCAGCAGAATGGTTGGTACGTGGTGAAATCAATCCGGCACAACGTGCTGAATCATCATTTGTATTATTTGGTGTGACGGATGGCGTGATTGTGGGTGGTATTACCGTGAATGCGGCCAAAGACATGCGTCATTTGAAAAAATTGATTAGTAAGCAAGCGCCTTTTGAAGCAGAGAAATATCTCGATTTAACACAAGACTTACGTAAACTTGTCAAATAA
- the hcaC gene encoding 3-phenylpropionate/cinnamic acid dioxygenase ferredoxin subunit, with protein MNKIFVCQVDDLDEGEALKVDCGVNGIEALAVFNNGGEFFAMNDKCSHGNASMSEGYLEDDGTVECPLHSARFCLKTGEALCLPATDPIKTFPVIVEDGQLFVEMAGE; from the coding sequence ATGAATAAGATTTTTGTTTGCCAAGTTGATGACTTGGATGAAGGCGAAGCCCTTAAAGTAGATTGTGGTGTGAATGGTATCGAAGCGCTTGCTGTATTTAATAACGGCGGTGAATTCTTCGCGATGAATGACAAGTGTAGCCATGGTAATGCATCCATGTCTGAAGGTTATCTCGAAGACGACGGTACGGTTGAATGTCCACTACATTCTGCACGTTTTTGTTTGAAAACAGGTGAAGCATTGTGTCTACCTGCAACTGATCCAATCAAAACATTCCCTGTGATTGTTGAAGATGGTCAATTGTTCGTAGAAATGGCAGGAGAGTAA
- the hcaF gene encoding 3-phenylpropionate/cinnamic acid dioxygenase subunit beta translates to MSQISLELHHEISQFLYREAKLLDDWKFREWLDTLAEDISYTLRTTPNAQTRDRRRSVEPPTTWVFNDTKDLLERRVARLETGMAWAEEPPSRTTHMVSNVIVEATEVEGEYDVYVTYLLYRTQKEKDVTIYCGKRHDKIRKVEGGLGWQIFNRKITLDQVTYNSHNLSVFF, encoded by the coding sequence ATGAGTCAGATCAGTTTAGAACTTCATCACGAGATTAGTCAGTTTCTATATCGTGAAGCAAAATTGCTAGATGATTGGAAATTCCGTGAATGGTTAGACACCTTAGCTGAAGATATTTCTTATACGCTTCGTACTACACCAAACGCGCAAACACGTGATCGTCGTCGTTCAGTTGAGCCTCCTACAACTTGGGTTTTCAATGACACGAAAGATCTTTTAGAGCGTCGAGTGGCTCGTCTTGAAACAGGCATGGCTTGGGCAGAAGAGCCTCCTTCACGTACCACCCATATGGTTTCAAATGTCATCGTAGAAGCGACAGAAGTTGAAGGCGAATATGACGTTTACGTGACTTACTTATTGTACCGTACACAAAAAGAGAAAGACGTGACGATTTACTGCGGTAAACGTCATGACAAAATCCGCAAAGTTGAAGGCGGCTTAGGATGGCAGATTTTCAACCGTAAAATTACCCTAGACCAAGTGACGTATAACTCACACAACCTGAGCGTATTCTTCTAA
- the hcaB gene encoding 3-phenylpropionate-dihydrodiol/cinnamic acid-dihydrodiol dehydrogenase, which translates to MGWLQGEVALITGGGSGLGWALVERFIEEGAQVAVLQRSKAKVDALNEHFGGKVLAIEGDVASYADNLRAVNATVERFGKLDCFVGNAGIWDHYADIVNTSGEQLEKAFDEIMGINTKSLILGAKAALDALIASEGSIIFTLSNSALYSAGGGPVYTASKHAGVGVMKELAYELAPKVRVNAVAPSGMNVNIKGAASLGQENLGLLDARDPEKIARGMPLNFLPEPEDMTGSYVLLASRANNRPLTGVLINAECGLGIRGLRQPRAGFFDE; encoded by the coding sequence ATGGGTTGGCTACAAGGCGAAGTTGCATTAATTACGGGTGGTGGTTCAGGTTTAGGCTGGGCATTGGTGGAGCGTTTTATTGAAGAAGGTGCGCAAGTGGCCGTTCTTCAGCGTTCAAAGGCCAAAGTCGATGCCTTAAATGAGCACTTCGGCGGTAAGGTTCTTGCAATTGAAGGCGATGTAGCTAGCTATGCAGACAATCTTCGTGCTGTAAATGCTACCGTAGAACGTTTTGGTAAACTGGATTGTTTTGTTGGAAATGCGGGTATTTGGGATCACTATGCCGATATCGTCAATACCTCAGGTGAGCAGTTAGAAAAAGCTTTTGATGAAATCATGGGCATTAACACCAAGTCGCTGATCCTTGGTGCCAAAGCTGCACTCGATGCATTGATCGCTTCTGAAGGTTCTATCATATTTACTTTGTCTAATTCAGCACTGTACTCTGCTGGCGGAGGCCCTGTATATACAGCGTCTAAGCATGCAGGGGTTGGTGTTATGAAAGAATTAGCCTATGAGCTTGCGCCTAAAGTACGAGTGAATGCAGTTGCGCCGTCAGGTATGAATGTGAATATCAAAGGTGCGGCATCTTTAGGTCAAGAAAATTTGGGTCTACTCGATGCTCGTGATCCTGAGAAAATTGCGCGTGGCATGCCACTGAATTTCTTACCTGAGCCTGAAGATATGACAGGTTCATATGTCTTGCTTGCATCACGTGCCAATAACCGTCCATTAACAGGCGTATTAATTAACGCTGAATGTGGTTTGGGTATTCGTGGTTTACGTCAGCCACGCGCTGGTTTTTTTGATGAATAA
- the hcaE gene encoding 3-phenylpropionate/cinnamic acid dioxygenase subunit alpha yields MSGKIDVREIDALVDAQNGRISPSIYTDPDLYELELERVFGRTWLFLCHESQIPKAGDFFNTYMGEDPIIVVRQKDGSIKALLNQCRHRSMRVSFADCGNTRAFTCPYHGWSYGVDGSLKDIPLEDRAFPQGACKEHWGLIEVNRVKSYKGLIFGCWDETTPDLEEYMGDIAWYLDGVLDRRPGGTEIIGGVHKWEIECNWKFAAEQFASDQYHALFSHASAIQVLGAKPDDESSKKLGAAQTARPVWETAKDAIQYGSRGHGSGFFFTEQPDANVWVDGEVANYFRETYEEVKERLGEVRALRLAGHNTMFPTLSWLNGTATLRVWHPRGPNKTEVWAFCIADAEASQEVKEAFERSATRAFGPAGFLEQDDSENWIEIQKVLRGYKARKNQLIMEMGLGKEKIREDGIPGITNYIFSETAARGMYRRWADLLIHEKWEDVEKAADEYEKELMK; encoded by the coding sequence ATGAGTGGAAAAATTGATGTGCGCGAAATCGACGCATTAGTCGATGCACAAAATGGCCGTATTTCACCTTCTATTTATACAGATCCAGATCTTTATGAATTAGAACTTGAACGTGTATTTGGTCGTACGTGGTTATTCCTTTGCCATGAAAGCCAAATTCCAAAGGCAGGCGATTTCTTCAATACATATATGGGTGAAGATCCAATCATTGTTGTCCGTCAAAAAGATGGCTCAATTAAAGCATTACTCAATCAATGCCGTCACCGTTCGATGCGTGTGAGCTTTGCAGACTGTGGTAATACACGTGCATTTACTTGCCCATACCACGGCTGGTCTTATGGTGTTGATGGTTCTCTTAAAGATATTCCACTTGAAGATCGTGCATTTCCACAAGGTGCTTGTAAAGAGCATTGGGGCTTGATCGAAGTTAACCGTGTCAAATCTTATAAAGGTTTAATCTTCGGTTGTTGGGATGAAACCACACCTGACTTAGAAGAATACATGGGTGATATCGCTTGGTATTTAGATGGTGTTTTAGACCGTCGTCCGGGTGGTACAGAAATCATCGGTGGTGTGCATAAGTGGGAAATCGAGTGTAACTGGAAATTTGCAGCAGAACAGTTTGCATCTGACCAATACCATGCATTGTTCTCTCATGCGTCCGCGATTCAAGTTTTGGGTGCAAAACCAGATGATGAATCATCGAAAAAATTAGGTGCTGCCCAAACGGCTCGTCCTGTATGGGAAACGGCGAAAGATGCAATCCAATACGGTTCACGTGGTCATGGTTCAGGTTTCTTCTTTACAGAACAACCCGATGCGAACGTATGGGTGGATGGTGAAGTTGCCAACTATTTCCGTGAAACTTATGAAGAAGTAAAAGAACGTTTAGGCGAAGTTCGTGCATTACGTCTTGCAGGTCATAACACCATGTTCCCAACATTATCTTGGTTGAACGGTACTGCAACGCTTCGTGTATGGCACCCACGTGGTCCAAACAAAACTGAAGTATGGGCATTCTGTATTGCAGATGCTGAAGCATCTCAAGAAGTGAAAGAAGCATTTGAGCGTTCAGCGACTCGTGCCTTCGGTCCTGCTGGTTTCCTAGAGCAAGATGACTCTGAGAACTGGATTGAGATTCAAAAAGTCTTACGTGGTTATAAAGCACGTAAAAACCAATTGATCATGGAAATGGGTTTAGGCAAAGAAAAAATCCGTGAAGATGGTATTCCAGGTATTACCAACTACATTTTCTCTGAAACTGCAGCACGTGGTATGTACCGCCGTTGGGCAGATTTGTTAATCCATGAAAAATGGGAAGACGTAGAGAAAGCCGCTGACGAATATGAGAAGGAGCTTATGAAATGA
- a CDS encoding 3-carboxyethylcatechol 2,3-dioxygenase — MAVKLICASHSPLMEFASPQEQRKEQAVRDTFEKLAAEVKAYDPTLIITFGPDHFNGFFYDLMPSFCVGIRATAAGDWDYGKDNAHIDVPEEKALGLVRRVLDEGVDVAYSYRMQADHGVTQPLHFLCGGQLDRYPTIPIFINGAAAPMPTTKRTLALGRAVGQFIKSLNLENERVLVLGTGGLSHDPPTPQMGSVPPEVEEFLIAGRNPTEEARNTRQGKIIAVGQKLAAGDTSVAVPLNPEWDRALLDTFAKADFASIEAMTEAEIRRDGGRGGQEVRSWMAAFAALHEIGEYDMTTHCYEDISEWIAGFGIVSAELK, encoded by the coding sequence ATGGCTGTGAAACTGATTTGTGCATCGCACAGTCCTTTAATGGAGTTTGCTTCACCACAAGAACAACGTAAAGAACAAGCCGTTCGTGATACGTTTGAAAAACTTGCGGCTGAAGTTAAAGCCTATGATCCGACTTTGATTATTACTTTTGGTCCAGACCATTTTAATGGTTTCTTCTATGATTTGATGCCAAGTTTCTGCGTGGGTATTCGTGCCACTGCCGCAGGCGATTGGGACTATGGTAAAGACAATGCACACATTGATGTGCCTGAAGAAAAGGCATTAGGTTTAGTCCGTCGTGTGTTGGACGAAGGCGTTGATGTTGCGTATTCATACCGTATGCAAGCGGATCATGGTGTGACTCAGCCACTACATTTCTTGTGTGGCGGTCAGCTTGATCGTTATCCAACCATTCCCATTTTTATCAATGGCGCTGCTGCACCGATGCCAACCACCAAGCGTACTTTAGCGCTCGGTCGTGCAGTGGGTCAGTTCATTAAGTCGTTAAATCTTGAAAATGAACGTGTGCTTGTTTTAGGCACAGGCGGATTATCACATGATCCACCGACACCACAAATGGGCTCAGTACCACCAGAAGTGGAAGAATTCCTCATCGCGGGTCGTAACCCAACTGAGGAAGCACGTAACACCCGCCAAGGTAAAATTATTGCGGTGGGTCAAAAGTTGGCAGCAGGTGATACCTCTGTGGCTGTGCCGTTAAACCCTGAGTGGGATCGTGCATTGTTAGACACTTTTGCTAAAGCGGATTTTGCAAGCATCGAAGCCATGACAGAAGCTGAAATTCGTCGTGATGGCGGTCGTGGTGGTCAAGAAGTGCGTTCGTGGATGGCAGCCTTTGCAGCCTTGCATGAAATTGGTGAATATGACATGACAACGCATTGTTATGAAGATATTAGTGAGTGGATTGCCGGTTTCGGTATTGTATCTGCAGAATTGAAATAA